A portion of the Paenibacillus hamazuiensis genome contains these proteins:
- a CDS encoding DUF6526 family protein, producing the protein MSQPSQNYANHRQLVPIYHFVLIPLSLIAAILSIVYAVSGFAANGALVSILVLLLGVVCLVGTFMGRVYAIKVQDRLIRTEEDIRHFKLTGRWIDPRLTIKQLIALRFAGDAEFPALCEKALKENMSPDAIKKAVKDWRGDYYRV; encoded by the coding sequence ATGAGTCAACCGTCTCAAAATTACGCCAATCATAGGCAGTTGGTGCCGATCTACCATTTTGTGCTTATCCCGCTCAGCCTCATCGCCGCCATCCTTTCAATCGTCTATGCGGTGTCCGGCTTTGCCGCTAACGGCGCGCTGGTAAGCATTCTCGTTCTGCTGCTCGGGGTTGTATGTTTGGTCGGGACGTTTATGGGGCGAGTGTACGCGATCAAAGTGCAGGATCGGCTGATTCGCACCGAAGAAGACATTCGCCACTTCAAGCTGACCGGACGGTGGATCGACCCCCGTCTGACGATCAAGCAGCTGATCGCCCTGCGGTTCGCCGGTGACGCGGAATTCCCTGCCCTTTGCGAAAAGGCGCTCAAGGAGAACATGTCGCCGGATGCGATCAAAAAAGCGGTCAAAGATTGGAGAGGCGACTATTACCGGGTATAG
- a CDS encoding MarR family winged helix-turn-helix transcriptional regulator, protein MERPSDTRQTESVRDFIMFIGGRIKGYAQHFESSCDLNQHECSILFILMQNGSQAVKEIARRMPNVSHSTLTRLLDSLEQKTYIERKLDPHDRRSFVISMTDKASGLMQRFPDLLNALAQQMLEPLTPAERLMLLELFRKIRSNMEQRND, encoded by the coding sequence TTGGAACGACCTTCAGACACCAGGCAGACGGAATCGGTCCGCGACTTCATTATGTTTATCGGCGGACGTATAAAAGGGTACGCCCAGCATTTTGAAAGCAGCTGCGACCTGAACCAGCATGAATGCAGCATTCTGTTTATCCTTATGCAAAACGGCTCGCAAGCAGTCAAGGAAATCGCCCGGAGGATGCCTAACGTCAGCCATAGCACGCTCACCCGCCTTCTGGACAGCCTGGAGCAAAAGACGTATATCGAACGGAAGCTTGATCCGCACGACCGGCGCAGCTTCGTCATCTCGATGACGGACAAAGCGTCCGGCCTCATGCAGCGATTTCCGGATTTGCTCAATGCGCTGGCACAGCAGATGCTGGAACCTCTCACCCCCGCGGAACGGCTCATGCTGCTCGAGCTGTTTCGGAAAATCCGCTCGAACATGGAACAGCGTAACGATTAA
- a CDS encoding ABC transporter ATP-binding protein codes for MISDMKNVADAKPDNTKPVIEVDGLVKRYGDFTAVNGIRFQVMQGEIFGLLGPNGAGKTTTMEMIEGLRKPDAGIAKVAGYDTHTSLNKVKEVIGVQLQSTSLFELLTVKEIMRMYASFYKKSLPVEPLLEQMILTDKAGGRVKNLSGGQKQRLAIALALLNDPLVVFLDEPTTGLDPQARRTLWDIILRMKEQGKTIVLSTHYMDEAHVLCDRICLMDKGEIIALDTPRNLVRSLQSDSAIEFRLSGGQANGDLLEKLGRLNEVKQADRREDVITLYTDNLQASLLDFIQFTSRTGLVFSDLQTRTATLEDVFLHMTGRSLREA; via the coding sequence ATGATTTCGGATATGAAAAACGTGGCGGATGCAAAGCCGGATAACACAAAGCCGGTCATCGAGGTTGACGGCCTCGTCAAGCGATACGGCGATTTCACCGCCGTGAATGGCATCCGTTTTCAGGTGATGCAGGGAGAGATTTTCGGGCTGCTCGGCCCGAACGGTGCCGGAAAAACGACGACAATGGAGATGATCGAAGGTTTGCGCAAGCCGGATGCGGGGATCGCCAAAGTCGCCGGCTATGACACCCACACCTCCCTGAACAAGGTCAAGGAAGTGATCGGCGTCCAGCTGCAGTCAACTTCGCTATTCGAGCTGCTCACCGTTAAAGAGATCATGCGCATGTATGCCAGCTTTTACAAAAAATCGCTTCCGGTCGAACCTTTGCTGGAGCAGATGATTTTGACCGACAAGGCCGGCGGCCGGGTGAAAAACTTGTCCGGCGGACAAAAGCAGCGGCTGGCTATCGCCCTCGCCCTGCTGAACGACCCGCTCGTCGTATTCCTCGACGAACCGACGACAGGTCTTGATCCGCAGGCGCGCCGGACGCTGTGGGACATCATTTTGCGCATGAAGGAGCAGGGCAAAACGATCGTGCTTTCCACCCATTACATGGACGAAGCGCATGTGCTGTGCGACCGCATCTGCCTCATGGACAAAGGCGAAATCATCGCGCTCGACACGCCGCGCAATCTGGTGCGCAGCCTGCAGTCAGACAGCGCGATCGAATTCAGGCTGTCCGGCGGTCAGGCGAACGGCGATTTGCTCGAGAAGCTCGGCCGGCTGAACGAAGTGAAGCAGGCGGATCGGCGGGAAGACGTCATTACGCTGTACACCGATAACTTGCAGGCGTCGCTGCTCGATTTTATCCAATTCACAAGCCGCACCGGCCTTGTCTTCTCAGACCTGCAAACGCGGACGGCCACACTTGAGGACGTCTTTTTACATATGACGGGAAGGAGCCTCAGAGAAGCATGA
- a CDS encoding ABC transporter permease, with translation MNAYIQLTLAQLRIFSRNRGVIFFSILFPILLMVSLGSFLGGGNGISLNAALVDEDRSAASQQYIDTLSSLKIVTFDVLSEQPQALEQLKKGDRQLVIVIPKNYGSAVETLKNAPAGGSGNAANAKITVYYDETNMTVSQMGLTVVDQVADSISKQLVQYKQLITVDAKGIQAVKLKYIDFLVPGMVAMMIMSTNLNGVAGQIAAWRERGILRRMQSTTLKASTFISAQITARLVLNGIQALIVLLVGYLFFGTQVNGSWLLLILFVILGTLTFMSIGFIIAGLAKTPESAGPIAGFISFPLMFLGGVFFPIKNMPELLQPIVKLLPITHLSTALRQIMNVGSGLGTLWPEAALLGGWMLVAFIVASFSFKWE, from the coding sequence ATGAACGCGTACATACAGCTGACTTTGGCGCAGCTGCGCATTTTCTCGCGCAACCGCGGCGTCATCTTTTTCTCGATTCTATTCCCGATTTTGCTGATGGTCTCTTTGGGTTCGTTTCTCGGAGGAGGGAACGGCATTTCGCTTAATGCGGCGCTCGTGGACGAAGATCGTTCTGCGGCATCGCAGCAATATATCGACACGCTGAGCTCGCTGAAGATCGTCACGTTTGACGTGCTCAGCGAACAGCCGCAGGCGCTGGAACAGCTGAAAAAAGGTGACCGGCAGCTTGTCATCGTCATTCCGAAAAACTATGGAAGTGCGGTGGAAACGCTGAAAAATGCTCCGGCAGGAGGCAGCGGAAACGCGGCGAATGCGAAAATTACCGTCTATTACGACGAAACGAACATGACGGTATCCCAGATGGGCCTCACCGTTGTCGATCAAGTGGCCGACTCGATCAGCAAACAGCTGGTCCAATACAAGCAGCTCATCACTGTCGACGCGAAAGGCATTCAAGCAGTCAAGCTCAAATATATCGACTTCCTTGTACCCGGCATGGTCGCGATGATGATCATGTCAACGAACTTGAACGGCGTGGCCGGACAAATCGCCGCCTGGCGGGAGCGCGGCATTTTGCGGAGGATGCAGAGCACGACGCTGAAGGCGTCGACGTTTATTTCCGCGCAAATTACGGCGCGGCTCGTCTTAAACGGCATTCAGGCGCTGATCGTGCTGTTGGTCGGTTATTTGTTTTTCGGCACGCAGGTGAACGGCTCGTGGCTGCTGCTGATTTTATTCGTTATCCTGGGGACGCTCACGTTCATGTCGATCGGCTTCATAATCGCGGGACTTGCCAAAACGCCGGAAAGCGCCGGCCCGATCGCCGGATTCATTTCCTTCCCGCTGATGTTCCTCGGAGGCGTGTTTTTCCCGATCAAAAACATGCCGGAGCTGCTGCAGCCGATCGTCAAGCTGCTGCCGATCACCCACCTCTCCACCGCTCTGCGGCAAATTATGAATGTCGGATCGGGATTGGGCACGTTATGGCCGGAAGCGGCCCTGCTCGGCGGATGGATGCTGGTCGCTTTTATCGTCGCCAGCTTTTCATTTAAATGGGAGTAA